CAAGTGAAAgagaatttcatcaaaatacaaTCTGGATCTGGACACTAATCAATGAAAGGATCTATTTTTTGGTAAATTTTCAGAACCGATGGATGAGAAACGGAGAGGACACAAGATCATCAAAGCTGATATCTTCACCCTCAGCCTCATAAGAAGAAAGAGTAGGGAGGAACTGGCTGACCTCAGGACGAGGGAAGCCAAACTGATGTCCTCTGGGAAACATTCTATACTAAGCCGTTCCTCATCGAGTTACAGCCATTTCAGGAACTCCAGAACATTCAATTCAGCGGATTTACATCAGGTTATGGAGATTGCCAGCAGGGCTTTGGAGATTGCCATAGCTACAAGAGCATTCAGAGACAGGTATAACAACTTGTTGCATCCTGAGTTTCTCAGGAAGTTTTTCTTGTAACCTCGAAAAGATTTTACCTGGTTACCTTTTCTTCAAGACCAATATTATCCCAATTATTCGCTAATAACATTAAAAACTTCTTCTGGTTACATTCTCAATCGTTTGAAAGCTACGTTTTCCCCATCGTAATTCAAGAATCCCTACTTCCACTTGCAATAAGGCTATGATAAAGAATGTTGACCGTACATAACAGCGTGAAGTTTCTAGTGTTTGAATGAAAGGGATTATTTTCATCCGAATTGGTCCTTTTCGAGTGAATGAATACACTCCTTCTCACAGATTGATCATCCTTTGTGACATGCCTCAAAACTTTCACCATTGTGTGAGTTATTGCTCTTCCTGAGAAACTTTCGCAGAATGTTAAACTCGTTTGGATAGGTCCGATCTGTTATCTGCATCAGATTGGGTCCTGTTATCCTTCAATGAAATGAATCATCATTGATACTGATATTTTCATAAGATACAACaataaatactgaaaaatacATTCTTTTATGGCATTGGCCACATACATTCACTATTTATAGTAATCTTTGAATTTAATGAAACCACTATTTCCATAATATCCCTAAAAGGGCAAGTATCTGATCGCAATTTCAAATTGTACACgaaaaataatcgaaatttTTGCATTTAGGCAGGGTATAACGAATGAACAATTAGAGTTGAGCATGCTGCAAGATGATCTGAGAACTACCCCACTTGGAGACGCTTGTACGCCTCTACCTTTCTGCCACATTGTTCCCGATAAATATCGAAGAATAGATGGCGCCTGCAACAACATTTTACACTCCACATGGGGATCACACCTTACACCATTCGCCCGACTGCTTCCCCCAAGTTATCAAGATGGTAGGTATATGGAATTGACCACTTAGTCTCAGAAGAAGAAACGATCTGATCCCTTCCCATTCCTATAGGTGTTTGGTCACCAAGGGTGTCAGAATATGACGGCAAACCCTTAACTAGCCCGAGAAAGATCAGCACCACCCTGTTCAAAGACGACAACGCCTACCAGACAGATCGCACCCTTATGGTCATGCAGTTCGGTCAGTATTTATCGCACGAGATCACGCAATCCATAGACACGTCCTTCAGGAATGGCAGTGCCATAGCCTGCTGCGAACCAGATGGTAGCGCCGCCTTGGACCCGAGGAATCGACACGACGCCTGCATGCCCATAGAATTGCCGGCCGACGACCCTTTCTACTCTGTGTTCAATCAAAAGTGTATGAATTTCGTTCGTTCGGTCCTGGCTCCCAGGCAGGATTGTACCCTTGGGTATTCCCAGCAGGTGAGTGGGGATACGATGAAGGTAGAAGGAGATACGAGGCTTATTTTTGCAGATGAACAAGATCACCCACTTCATAGATGGTTCTTCGATATATGGTTCAACTCCAGATCAGACTGGAGAGCTGAGAAGTTTTGAAGAAGGAAAGTTGGCAACCTTCGAAGATTTCGGCAGAGATCTACTGCCCATTAGTAAGGACACAGACGCTTGTCTGACAATGGAGCAAGGTTCTGCTTGTTTCAGTTCAGGTAAGCTCAATCTCTTCGAATTTGGTGAAGGTAACCGAGGAAAAGTTATCAGGTCACTAGTTCAACTACAGACTATCTTTGTATCACTCTTCATTGATTCAATTCCCTAGCTTTCGAACCTTCTTCAATACGGGGTTTGCAATCAAGAAGATTAGGTATATTTGGTCGTTTTCTGGATGTACTGATCTAAGTACTGATGAATGACTGAGTACTTGGAGTGTTCCAATATCTCTTGTGGTTAGCGAATGAGTTTCCCTCAGTTTCTATCAAAAATGGCATTCTATTCTACTCTGGAATTGCAGTTTCAGATTTATAGTTCAATTTTATGACTGTCAAAAGGCTCAATTCCTTATTGTTCCTAACCTAACTGGTGAGATCTACTCTCTTCATCAGACGAGACTGGAGAGAACACAAATATTTCGGTCCCATTCATGAAACTCAATATCGTTTCCAGGAGATACAAGAACCAATCAAATGATAACCCTGGTGGCTGTGCATACCCTATTCATGAGAGAGCACAATCGAGTAGCATCGGAACTGCTGAAGTTAAACCGCCATTGGTCCGATgaaaaactatttcttgaagcgAGACAGATAGTGATAGCCGAATTGCAGGTCGTGACATACAAGGAATTCCTTCCGGCAGTTATAGGCAAGTCTTCTTCAACCAAAGACCTACGAAATCTTGACAATGTATTCCTCATTATTGACAGGTGAAGATGCCATGAGGGACTTTGGTCTGAATCTCAAGCAGGGGGAGGAATACTCTTACGACTACGATCCAAACATCGAACCTTCGGTGACCAATGAATTTGCCAGCGCTGCGTTCAGATTTGGGCATTCTATAGTGGACGGTCAGCTGAAGTGGGTTGAATCCTTAGTTTTTCCTGGGCATTCTCGATTTCACGTCTTTTTATTGCAGGATATACGGTCGTAAGAAGATGGAGGAGATCATCTTTATTCCGGAGGTTATGTTCCACCCTTCTAGGATGCGTAAACGGTTCTTTTTCGATCAGGTATTGAGTACCCTGACGACCGATCCTATCCAGGCAACTGATGAGTTTTTCTCAGACGCGGTAAGAAACTGCCTTCGTTATATTCTCTAACAATTCTTGACATCGATTTTGGTTGACGATTTCTCGACTGGTATTCGGGAGTTAGTTATTTTATGGTTTGCAGCTGACAAGGTACATGTTCAGAGCTGGTAATCCATTTGGTGTCGACCTAGCAGCCTTGAATATACAACGTGGCAGAGACCATGGCATCAGACCTTATAACGACTACAGAGAACTTGTGGGTTTACCCAGATATACCAATTTCGAAGAGTTTGGACGATTGGTAAGCAGATCTTCAGTTGAAGTATATCCTTATTGAtgttatatttgtttttttggGATGAAGGGTAAGGCGTTGAGCAAAGTGTACAGAAGTGTGGACGATGTAGATCTATGGGTGGGTGGATTATTGGAAGAAAAACCAGAAGGAAGTATAGTGGGCCAAGTGTTTAGAGACATCATCGCGGATCAGTTTGTGAGATTGAAAAATGGCGACAAATACTTTTTCGAGAATGATCCTATTCTGAATCCTGGTCACTTTACCCCAGGTAAAGTACATCTCTGAAGTCTGAATCATAGCATGAGAAATTTGAAACGACTTTGTTATTTTGGACTGGTGCTTACTGAGAAAAAACTAGAAATAAATCACCGAAGAATAGTCGCACTTCTATATTCGACTCTAATTCAATTACAGCTCAACTTAAGGAACTCAGAAAAACCTCTATGTCCAGAATAATATGCGACAATAGTGATGGTATCCTTTTAGCAAGGCAAGCTTTGAACGCTTTCAAAACTCCTGGAGTAGCAGGGTAAGAGATTATTCGTGAATACATTTCGAAAAGGTTATGAGCCCAtgaatgattttttattttcagtaacGATATCGTCGATTGCAAGGGTGATATGATACCCAGGATAGATTTGAGCCACTGGAAGGAGGGATACTTTGAGTGAAATCGAATAAGGCAGATTTGAGCTGCTTTTATAATATTTGTGTGAAATGTTATATGTATACACGTTGTTTTTATAAGTCATGATTAATTGTTGTCGGTTGTGGAACTAACATTAGCtattattattaatgaaaacatgaaatattattttattttctatttctctCAGTGAAATTgaggtagaaaattttttcgagaaaaaggAAAATTCCAATTGAAATTTCTTACGTAATTTATTCATACATCTCAATTGAAAGATACATATATTTAACTTAGATATTTATTGAGTACGTACAGCCTGGTAAAAAATTATCATCAATTTCCTCAAAAACCCTTCAATCTTCACCATTCCAGCctcttgttgaaaattgaagtgaGAATCGATTTAACACAACTGAAACATCAGAACGAAATCAACGAGCTGTGAATTAGGTCGTCTTGGTGGATCTCttcctctgaaaaaaaaaattagttcatgATTTAtgcatcaattttcaattattagTTGAAGAGAGAGGAGGATAAGTATGAACTCACAAGAATTCTGGATGGTATTCTGCGACCACTCGTTGATTTGAACCTTCTGGTGGAAATGTCCTCATAGGATGGAAGAGATTCGTCGAAAAGCACATCAACTGCTGAGTCGTAGTCGTTCAAACTgaaacacaaacaaaaattttccttCTTGAAACGCAAAAAACAACGAAATAAAGAGAACCAGAGGGGAAAGGGTGATATTCACCAAGAAAGCCTTCATCGCGGGCTTTCCATTAGAATTTCCCGCACATTTCTATACAAAGAACCAGCGTCGTAGATGGAAAGGCATCTCAAAGCCTAAATACATACACGAGAAACATATTTAATGTGATTAAATAATGTTCTCGTTTAGTTAACTGAAGGAGACATATGACCTAACCATAATGCAGtgtttttattgaattatcATCATCTTACCCTTTTAAGGGGTTGGATTCCACTCCACCTTCATTGAGCAACTGCTTAATTTCCAACAGTGTAGGGGCGTTATCCAGTTCTTTCAGTTCTTTATCATTTTCGTTAGGTTGTAACAGTCTGGCTAGCAATAGCCTGTTACCATCAAGATGTGGAACTGATGAAGCTTCACTGCGTTTACCATGAGCTTGGAGAAAATAAAAGACTAGATTAGAAATCGATAAATTGGACAACGTtaccaaaatttcataattGATATGAGAAACAATTCACATAGTCATAAGAATTATATTTTCGCATTAGTGTAGATTCGGAATTATTTCTGCTCCAGAATATATTACGAATCGAAATCAAATGAAATACCTCCTAATCAGAACCAAACAATACCCCATTCCAAATAgaaagaatgaaaataaaaacgaTTGAAAGGGGAACTTCACACCCCAATTAAACACACTCCCACCAACTACAAACAATTCCCGAAATTTTTGCCCCGCAAAGATCTGATACATTCGGAAATTATTGATATAATGAATTGGTATTATAATTGATGATTGTTAGTATATGATTAACCATTATTTAGATTGATATTAATTAAATGGAAACGAAACAAAACTGGTATACTGGTTTTAATCATGATTGAGTGTGATGCTGTTTGAGATAACTGATAAATGAATcagtttcaaaacaaaaaagaattttctAAAGTGTTGCTCTTAAAAATCATTGGTTAATGAGTTTTACGATTTACGATttcgattcctgaatattttggCTCTTGAAAGTATTGTACCTCCACTTGGAGATGCCATATACTCATTTACATGCACTTGTGTGTCACGTATGCACACACTAACATAACATTCAACGTCTATACCTCATGACAAGGCATTGAACTGCACAGACCAGCAATCTGGCTATCCATTTCAgtcaagaattgaaatgattaatGCAGGACATCATGTTAGGCTGATAGCTTAACGAAATTCTAAGGATTAAGGATCAATTTGTAGGGGAGTAGATGTGGTTACTATGTGATTGATACATGTTCCTCTAGTGAGTTTTCAAACACACCGAATGAAATTGTAGATACGGGTACGAGTACCGTGGATCAAGGGAGCGTATAGAGGTGAACCTATTAATTCTCTAACAAACATTTCGAGAATTCACActtttttcgataattgattgattttttattgtTATCCATCTAAACATCTTACTTTTCCGAATTCAGTAGAGGCcaacgattttttttcttcatttcagcaCAAggatatatttcatttcattcataaatAATGTGGAGACCTTATGCAGATGAATTTTCTCGATTATTTATTGACAATTTTCCACCCACCGAGACAAAATATCGTTCTATACTCAAAACAATGCCCATTACTGTATCTTCAACATACCACATGTCCAAAAACTACTAATGCAAACTGAATTACAAACAGTTGTTCATTGATATCTGCATATTACTACAAATGATAATTTATAGCTGAGTTCCATCCTACACTGCTGTACCAACGAGAGAGAATGATATATCGTAATGCACAAAACTTGGCATGAATTTATTTTCGTCAAGGTGGTTAGACTGCATCTACATAAATTTTGATTTACGATTGTTATACATTATCCCTGTGCGAAGTTTCTGAATAACTCGATATGCTGGATTGAACTGAGAGAGAAAAAAATTCGTTGTGTGAATTTTGGCTCTTTTTCTGTTCGGCATCTTTCCTGATgtgtaaaaattgaaaaactcaatttcCACATCGCCCTTTCACTATGCATTCCCATATTCTGTCCCCGAACAACTTGTTACATTCAATTATATCCTGTATCTGCATCACTGTTGCAATCGTTAGGGTCCTAGAGGAATTAAACGTTCTCTACTCTCTTTGATCTTCAATTACCTAGGCGTAATTGCATTGGTTGGTtcgaattcaatttttcgatattaACGCCAAAATTTATCGATAACAGGCAACAAACACTTATGCCCTttgattgaaattattccggCAAAAGGTCATTGCTTTTCGATTGAAGAAATAGTACTATGAATTCCTACAAGTGTTCATTCAATCTTCGATGATATACAAAatgagttgctctttcagaatatgtattacatttccatctacggttacttttattgagagataaacgactgtaaagctgactttcgaaaaatcctgaaaaagatgttcgtcaagactgaatttccaaaatgaaaatgaaaagtaaaaaaacaaaaaaaattattttctcctaaactgggccagatattcgaaattttgctatgaaaatatagattatcgaacacgctgaatctattgcgagcagtttcggaagcctatctcccttcgtttagattttcattctggaaatggcatttttcaaaaatttgcaattttcaatctgcgatatctcctgttatattcgtctgatcgaattgggatttccggttatataatcagcgttgcctaggctttcaccgtagcacaaaaactcgatttcgaaaatctcgattttttgggtcaaaaatgagcaaggggttagacccccctaaaatgacctatttgctactctgtctgaaaattaggatattccattactatcctaggatatggagtgcatagaatttgttctgaagattctagaaaaccaaacagttgatgattcaaaagagaattgcacttcagagagctcttcgaagtcaactcgaaaatgaaaagtggaaaaacaaaaaaaattattttctccttaacagggccagatatttgaaattttggtatgaaaatataggttttcgaactcgctgaatctattgcgattattttcgaaagcctatctgtcttcgtttagattttcattttggaaatggcatttttcaaaaatttgcaaatttcaatctgctatatctcctgttatattcgtctgatcgaattgggatttccggttatataatcagcgttgcctaggcttccaccgtagcataaaaactcgatttcgaaaatatcgattttttgggtcaaaaatgagcaaggggttagacccccctaaaatgacctatttgctactctgtctgaaaattaggatgttccattactatcctaggatatggagtgcatagaatttgtttggaaaattctagaaaacaaaacagttgatgattcaaaagagaattgcacttcagagagctcttcgaagtcaactcgaaaatgaaaagtggaaaaacaaaaacaattattttctcctaaatagggccagatattcgaaattttggtatgaaaatataggttttcgaacacgctgaatctattgcgagtattttcgaaagcctatctgtcttcgtttagattttcattttggaaatggcatttttcaaaaatttgcaaatttcaatctgcgatatctcctgttatattcgtctgatcgaattgggatttccggttatataatcagcgttgcctaggcttccaccgtagcacaaaaactcgatttcgaaaatctcgattttttgggtcaaaaatgagcaaggggttagacccccctaaaatgacctatttgctactctgtctgaaaattaggatgttccattactatcctaggatatggagtgcatagaatttgtgttgaagattctataaaaccaaacagttgatgattcaatagagaattgcacttcagagagctcttcgaagtcaactcgaaaatgaaaagtggaaaaacaaaaaaaattattttctccttaacagggccagatatttgaaattttggtatgaaaatataggttttcgaacacgctgaatctattgcgagtattttcgaaggCCTATCTGTCttcttttagattttcattttggaaatggcatttttcaaaaatttgcaaatttcaatctgctatatctcctgttatattcgtctgatcgaattgggatttccggttatataatcagcgttgcctaggcttccaccgtagcataaaaactcgatttcgaaaatctcgattttttgggtcaaaaatgagcaaggggttagacccccctaaaatgacctatttgctactctgtctgaaaattaggatgttccattactatcctaggatatggagtgcatagaatttgttctgaagattctagaaaaccaaacagttgatgattcaaaagagaattgcacttcagagagctcttcgaagtcaactcgaaaatgaaaagtggaaaaacaaaaaaaattattttctccttaacagggccagatatttgaaattttggtatgaaaatataggttttcgaacacgctgaatctattgcgagtatttttgaaagcctatctgtcttcgtttagattttcattttggaaatggcatttttcaaaaattttcaaatttcaatctgcgatatctcctgttatattcgtctgatcgaattgggatttccggttatataatcagcgttgcctaggcttccaccgtagcacaaaaactcgatttcgaaaatctcgattttttgggtcaaaaatgagcaaggggttagacccccctaaaatgacctatttgctactctgtctgaaaattaggatgttccattactatcctaggatatggagtgcaaagaatttgttccgaagattctagaaaaccaaacagttgatgattcaatagagaattgcactccagagagctcttcgaagtcaactcgaaaatgaaaagtggaaaaacaaaaaaaattattttctccttaacagagccagatatttgaaattttggtatgaaaatataggtcttcgaacacgctgaatctattgcgaccattttcgaaagcctatctgtcttcgtttagattttcattttggaaatggcatttttcaaaaatttgcaaatttcaatctgcgatatctcctgttatattcgtctgatcgaattgggatttccggttataaaatcagcgttgcctaggcttccaccctagcacaaaaactctatttcgaaaatctcgattttttgggtcaaaaatgagcaaggggttagacccccctaaaatgacctatttgctactctgtctgaaaattaggatgttccattactatcctaggatatggagtgcaaagaatttgttccgaagattctagaaaaccaaacagttgatgattcaagagagaattgcacttcagagagctcttcgaagtcaactcgaaaatgaaaagtggaaaaacaaaaaaaattattttctccttaacagggccagatatttgaaattttggtatgaaaatataggttttcgaacacgctgaatctattgcgagtattttcgaaagcctatctgtcttcgtttagattttcattttggaaatggcatttttcaaaaatttgcaaatttcaatctgcgatatctcctgttatattcgtctgatcgaattgggatttccggttatataatcagcgttgcctaggcttccaccctagcacaaaaactcgatttcgaaaatctcgattttttgggtcaaaaatgagcaaggggttagacccccctaaaatgacctatttgctactctgtctgaaaattaggatgttccattactatcctaggatatggagtgcaaagaatttgttccgaagattctagaaaaccaaacagttgatgattcaatagagaattgcactccagagagctcttcgaagtcaactcgaaaatgaaaagtggaaaaacaaaaaaaattattttctccttaacagagccagatatttgaaattttggtatgaaaatataggttttcgaacacgctgaatctattgcgaccattttcgaaagcctatctgtcttcgtttagattttcattttggaaatggcatttttcaaaaatttgcaaatttcaatctgcgatatctcctgttatattcgtctgatcgaattgggatttccggttatataatcagcgttgcctaggcttccaccgtagcacaaaaactcgatttcgaaaatctcgattttttgggtcaaaaatgagcaaggggttagacccccctaaaatgacctatttgctactctgtctgaaaattaggatgttccattactatcctaggatatggagtgcatagaatttgttctgaagattctagaaaaccaaacagttgatgatttaaaagagaattgcacttcagagacctcttcgaagtcaactcgaaaatgaaaagtggaaaaacaaaaaaattttttttctccttaacagggccagatatttgaaattttggtatgaaaatataggttttcgaacacgctgaatctattgcgatcattttcgaaagcctatctgtcttcgtttagattttcattttggaaatggcatttttcaaaaatttgcaaatttcaatctgcgatatctcctgttatattcgtctgatcgaattgggatttccggttatataatcagcgttgcctaggcttccaccgtagcacaaaaactcgatttcgaaaatctcgattttttgggtcaaaaatgagcaaggggttagacccccctaaaatgacctatttgctactctgtctgaaaattaggatgttccattactatcctaggatatggagtgcatagaatttgttctgaatattctagaaaaccaaacagttgatgattcaatagagaattgcactccagagagctcttcaaagtcaactcgaaaacgaaaagtggaaaaacaaaaaaaattattttctcctaaactgggccggatattcggaattttggtgtggaaatataggttctcgaacacgctgaatctattgcgagtattttcgaaagcctatctgtcttcgtttagattttcatcttggaaatgtcatttttcagaaattgcgaatttcacttgagagttcgtcaagaccgaacggttatgccgagatggatgaaattctcagatttgttactagaagagttgctctttcagaatatgtatcacgtttaggtctacgataatttttctggaagacaAATAACTCCAaaatgaccttcaaaaaattgggttcagttaaaaattcctcaagaccgaacggttgtgccgaagtggatgaagttctcagatttcttactagaagagttgctctttcagaatatatatcacgaCGAAAATACTCACCACCCCAGCAAGAATGTCCGTAGCTCAAGCAGGAACCTGAAACAGAGGGATATACGAGTTCATGAACCAATATTCACTGATTTTCTTTCAAACGTTCATAATTCACTTGTGATTCATGGGCCATTATTCACTGATGGTCAGAATAACAGACAGAGGCTCTGAAGTctgatcataattttttttcgaaaaagatgAGAAAGAAAGAGTAAAACATTATCTGCTATACTGCAATTCGAATTTTCTCTTTATAAGCATAAAATTAACGACCAACTTTATCATGTCAGTGACTAAGGAAAATATGTGTATTGTTCTAGGAAcattatattgaaaattaaaCAATATACACCTGTTTAGGTATCGTGACTCCCACAAGATGCCAAAACTTTCAGGAATCTCTTCCTGTGAATTGTGGCATAAATCTATTAATTATGTAGAGCAACTTATTCGATGAACTTTATATCCTGTATGCCGTATAGTTAGTCGCTGTTAAATCGTCAGACTGCTAGACTAATGGACCAGGATAATGTCCAAGCAACGTTATTACATATTGTAAAAGATGGCAGGGTGCACTTGCTAATTTTAAGCATCGCGTGTATTGAATTGGGATATATTAAAACGCTGACTGGATGTATTAAGAGTTTCGAACAAAGTGAGGATTAATTTAGATGAATCTATATTCAAATTGAGGTAATAATGTATT
The window above is part of the Coccinella septempunctata chromosome 8, icCocSept1.1, whole genome shotgun sequence genome. Proteins encoded here:
- the LOC123318950 gene encoding uncharacterized protein LOC123318950, producing the protein MSVACTVKLMVVLTFFLFAECAAGSCLSYGHSCWGAHGKRSEASSVPHLDGNRLLLARLLQPNENDKELKELDNAPTLLEIKQLLNEGGVESNPLKGLNDYDSAVDVLFDESLPSYEDISTRRFKSTSGRRIPSRILRKRSTKTT
- the LOC123318605 gene encoding chorion peroxidase-like, with amino-acid sequence MFLISPCFDSGIRINMKTVYIQICVFLIIAANQIAAKSTHRVAGLNPSIAGNGSQCTKGKTDTELCEDESACCRPMVRCPAHVRLKPVQFCTTPQGGQGVCCTTGSNHTEPMDEKRRGHKIIKADIFTLSLIRRKSREELADLRTREAKLMSSGKHSILSRSSSSYSHFRNSRTFNSADLHQVMEIASRALEIAIATRAFRDRQGITNEQLELSMLQDDLRTTPLGDACTPLPFCHIVPDKYRRIDGACNNILHSTWGSHLTPFARLLPPSYQDGVWSPRVSEYDGKPLTSPRKISTTLFKDDNAYQTDRTLMVMQFGQYLSHEITQSIDTSFRNGSAIACCEPDGSAALDPRNRHDACMPIELPADDPFYSVFNQKCMNFVRSVLAPRQDCTLGYSQQMNKITHFIDGSSIYGSTPDQTGELRSFEEGKLATFEDFGRDLLPISKDTDACLTMEQGSACFSSGDTRTNQMITLVAVHTLFMREHNRVASELLKLNRHWSDEKLFLEARQIVIAELQVVTYKEFLPAVIGEDAMRDFGLNLKQGEEYSYDYDPNIEPSVTNEFASAAFRFGHSIVDGQLKIYGRKKMEEIIFIPEVMFHPSRMRKRFFFDQVLSTLTTDPIQATDEFFSDALTRYMFRAGNPFGVDLAALNIQRGRDHGIRPYNDYRELVGLPRYTNFEEFGRLGKALSKVYRSVDDVDLWVGGLLEEKPEGSIVGQVFRDIIADQFVRLKNGDKYFFENDPILNPGHFTPAQLKELRKTSMSRIICDNSDGILLARQALNAFKTPGVAGNDIVDCKGDMIPRIDLSHWKEGYFE